One Fusarium poae strain DAOMC 252244 chromosome 4, whole genome shotgun sequence DNA window includes the following coding sequences:
- a CDS encoding hypothetical protein (TransMembrane:10 (i45-64o70-89i148-169o181-203i224-243o263-282i362-379o391-413i434-458o470-488i)), protein MSSPPQHKDEVKDETTVASPHDEELGSTNGEGQLKRHLQNRHMQMIAIGGAIGAGLFVGSGSALHKGGPAALVIDLIIGIMLLCTNLALAEMAVLYPVNGAFYTYIVRFVDPSWGFACGWEYALSWLTVLPFELIAASKTIEFWRSDIHMAVWVTVFLVALTIVQIFGVRGYGEVEFVLSAIKIAACLGFIILGIIINCGGVGDQGYLGTKYWHDPGAFTDFKGFCAVFVVAAFAFGGTEMVGLAAAETADPRKSVPTASKQVFWRIALFYVINLFIVGTILRSDDDRLQGASGANTKASPFVLAIQDAGIKVLPSIFNAVITISVLSVANTCTFGSTRTLQAMAMRGHAPKFLNYIDGKGRPIYCVIIQLGFGLLAYIGESPKGGTIFDWLLALSGLAFLFVWGTICLAHARMRSGMKAQGVNMNLIPYKTPFGVWGSYLGVFLNVLALIATFYSALYAADGSPPNAESFFMSFLAGPIILVLYLGYKVYSRDWKLYVKAIDMDLQTGMVLLDEEIPEVPKTWASLPRRILSAVI, encoded by the exons ATGTCTTCACCACCACAACACAAAGATGAAGTCAAGGACGAAACCACTGTCGCGTCCCCCCACGATGAAGAGCTCGGCTCGACTAATGGTGAGGGCCAGCTGAAGCGTCATCTGCAGAACAGACACATGCAGATGATTGCTATCGGAGGAGCTATTGGAGCTGGTCTTTTCGTCGGGTCTGGAAGTGCTCTTCACAAGGGAGGTCCAGCAGCACTTGTCATTG ACCTCATCATCGGAATCATGCTTCTGTGCACCAACCTCGCCCTCGCTGAAATGGCTGTTCTATACCCCGTCAACGGTGCTTTTTATACCTACATCGTTCGCTTTGTCGATCCCTCATGGGGTTTCGCATGTGGTTGGGAATACGCCTTGTCGTGGCTTACAGTTCTTCCTTTTGAGTTGATCGCTGCGTCCAAGACTATTGAGTTTTGGCGCTCCGATATTCACATG GCTGTTTGGGTTACTGTTTTCCTCGTCGCTCTCACCATTGTCCAAATCTTTGGTGTACGTGGTTATGGAGAGG TCGAGTTTGTTTTGTCAGCCATCAAAATCGCTGCTTGTTTGggcttcatcatcctcggcatcatcatcaactgcGGTGGTGTCGGTGATCAAGGTTACCTCGGTACCAAGTACTGGCACGACCCCGGTGCTTTCACTGATTTCAAGGGTTTCTGTGCTGTCTTTGTCGTAGCTG CCTTTGCTTTCGGTGGTACTGAAATGGTCGGTCTCGCTGCCGCCGAAACAGCTGACCCTCGCAAGTCGGTTCCTACAGCGTCCAAGCAAGTCTTTTGGCGTATTGCTCTCTTTTACGTCATCAACCTCTTCATCGTGGGAACCATCCTTCGTTCGGACGATGACAGACTTCAGGGTGCTTCTGGTGCCAACACAAAGGCGTCACCTTTCGTTCTTGCCATTCAAGACGCCGGAATCAAGGTTCTGCCATCCATCTTCAACGCTGTCATTACAATCTCAGTTTTGTCTGTCGCAAACACGTGTACCTTTGGCTCAACACGTACCCTACAGGCGATGGCTATGAGAGGTCATGCTCCCAAGTTCCTCAACTATATTGATGGCAAGGGACGACCTATCTACTGTGTCATCATTCAGCTTGGCTTTGGCctgttggcctacatcggaGAGTCCCCCAAGGGTGGTACTATTTTCGATTGGCTTCTTGCCTTGTCAGGTCTTGCATTCCTCTTCGTTTGGGGAACTATCTGTCTCGCACACGCCCGAATGAGATCCGGAATGAAGGCTCAAGGAGTAAACATGAACCTGATCCCGTACAAAACTCCTTTCGGCGTCTGGGGTAGTTATCTCGGCGTTTTCCTGAATGTCCTTGCTCTGATTGCTACCTTCTACTCGGCCCTTTAT GCTGCTGATGGCTCGCCGCCCAACGCCGAATCCTTCTTCATGTCGTTCTTGGCTGGACCCATTATTCTTGTTCTGTACCTTGGTTACAAGGTGTACTCTCGGGATTGGAAGCTGTACGTCAAGGCCATTGATATGGACCTTCAGACTGGTATGGTCTTGTTGGATGAGGAGATTCCCGAGGTGCCAAAGACTTGGGCTTCCCTGCCCAGACGTATCCTCTCGGCTGTTATCTAG
- a CDS encoding hypothetical protein (TransMembrane:12 (i36-62o82-102i109-129o135-157i169-188o208-230i315-337o352-374i381-402o414-440i452-469o481-502i)): protein MGGAPTTVGTYDAALQRRQALMGASGARALVKNWKVFRIAAFACIGGILYGYNQGMFSGILVMNSFERHMGDYVKNQTKKGWLTSILELGAWLGTLMSGAIAELCSRKYGILIATSVFIIGVIIQVTAIEVGHNAILAGRFITGMGVGSLSTIVPLYNSECAPPEVRGALVALQQLAITFGIMVSFWIDYGTHFIGGTGDGQSDAAWLIPICLQLGPAIVLFVGIMWMPFSPRWLTHHNREEEARQVLANLRDLPTDHELIELEFLEIKAQSLFEKRSLAEKFPHLQEQTAGNTIKLQFVAIAALFKTKAMFKRVIVATVTMFFQQWTGINAILYYAPQIFGQLGLSSNTTSLLATGVVGIVMFFATIPAVLWIDRLGRKPVLAVGAIGMGLCHLIIAVILAKNIDQFDTHQAAGWGAICMVWLFVVHFGYSWGPCAWIIIAEIWPLSTRPYGVALGASSNWMNNFIVGQVTPDMLEGITYGTYILFGLLTMIGAAFIWFFVPETKRLSLEEMDIIFGSEGTAQADNERMAEINREIGLDDLIYRSGPVHSHEDVKDVKEG from the exons ATGGGTGGAGCACCGACTACTGTTGGCACTTATGATGCTGCCCTTCAACGACGACAGGCCCTCATGGGCGCCAGTGGTGCAAGAGCCCTGGTGAAGAATTGGAAGGTTTTTCGAATTGCTGCATTCGCCTGTATCGGAGGTATTCTCTACGGTTACAACCAAGGAATGTTTTCGGGTATTCTCGTCATGAATTCTTTCGAGAGAC ACATGGGCGATTATGTCAAGAATCAGACTAAAAAGGGTTGGCTTACATCTATCCTCGAACTTGGTGCTTGGCTTGGTACTTTGATGTCTGGTGCTATTGCCGAACTGTGTTCCCGAAAATACGGTATCCTCATCGCCACAAGTGTTTTCATCATTGGTGTTATTATTCAGGTTACTGCTATCGAAGTTGGACATAATGCTATTCTTGCCGGGCGCTTTATCAC CGGTATGGGTGTTGGAAGTCTGTCCACCATCGTTCCTCTTTACAACTCGGAATGCGCTCCTCC TGAAGTTCGTGGTGCTCTTGTAGCTCTCCAACAACTTGCCATTACCTTTGGTATCATGGTTAGTTTCTGGATCGACTA CGGAACCCACTTCATCGGTGGCACCGGCGATGGTCAATCCGACGCAGCTTGGTTAATTCCCATTTGTCTACAACTTGGACCCGCCATCGTTCTCTTTGTTGGAATTATGTGGATGCCCTTCTCTCCTCGATGGCTTACACACCACaacagagaagaagaagctcgtcAAGTTTTGGCCAACCTACGTGACCTTCCCACCGACCATGAGCTCATCGAGCTAGAATTCCTCGAAATCAAGGCTCAGTCTCTTTTTGAGAAGAGGAGTTTAGCTGAGAAGTTCCCTCATCTTCAGGAACAAACCGCTGGCAACACTATCAAGCTTCAATTCGTCGCTATTGCTGCTCTTTTCAAGACAAAGGCTATGTTTAAGCGTGTTATTGTGGCAACGGTTACTATGTTTTTCCAGCAATGGACTGGTATCAATGCT ATTCTTTACTACGCCCCGCAGATTTTTGGGCAGCTTGGTCTAAGCAGCAACACTACCAGTCTTTTGGCAACCGGAGTCGTCGGTATCGTCATGTTCTTCGCTACCATTCCAGCTGTCTTGTGGATCGATCGCCTTGGTCGTAAACCTGTCCTGGCTGTCGGTGCCATTGGTATGGGTCTTTGTCATCTCATCATTGCTGTTATCCTCGCCAAGAACATCGACCAATTCGATACGCACCAGGCTGCTGGTTGGGGCGCTATCTGCATGGTTTGGCTATTTGTTGTTCACTTTGGAT ACTCTTGGGGTCCTTGTGCCTGGATTATCATCGCCGAGATTTGGCCTCTCAGCACTCGACCTTATGGTGTGGCACTTGGTGCTTCAAGTAACTGGAT GAACAATTTTATCGTCGGCCAAGTCACACCTGATATGTTGGAGGGTATCACATACGGAACCTACATCTTGTTCGGACTCTTGACTATGATTGGCGCCGCATTCATTTGGTTCTTTGTTCCAGAGACTAAGCGTCTATCACTTGAGGAAATG GACATCATCTTTGGATCCGAGGGCACTGCTCAAGCTGATAACGAGAGAATGGCTGAGATTAACAGAGAGATTGGTCTCGATGATCTTATCTACCGCTCAGGACCAGTTCACTCTCATGAGGATGTCAAGGATGTGAAGGAGGGTTAA